The genomic interval CCTCGATGCGCGTGGGGGCGTGCACGATCAGCTTGGCGAGCATGGGATCGTAGAACAGCCCCACCTCCACCCCGGGCGTGATGCCGCCGTCCCAGCGCACGCCGGGGCCGGAGGGGATCAGCAGGTTCTGAATGCGCCCGGTGGACGGCAGGAACGAGTTCGACGGATCTTCCGAGGTGATGCGGCATTCGATGGCGTGCCCCTCGAACGTGATGTCGTCCTGCGTGTAGGGCAGCTTTTCGCCCGCGGCGATGCGGATCTGCCACTGCACCAGGTCGATGCCCGTCACAAGCTCGGTGACGGGGTGCTCCACCTGGATGCGCGTGTTCATCTCCAGGAAGTAGAACTCGCCATCCTGGTACAGGCACTCCACGGTGCCCGCGCCCTCGTAGTTCACCGCCCGCGCCGCGGCGACGGCCATGGCGCCCATCGCGGAGCGCTCCTCCGGCGTCAGCACGGCCGAGGGCGCCTCTTCGATGAGCTTCTGGTGGCGGCGCTGGATGCTGCACTCGCGCTCGCCCAGGTGCAGCGTGTTGCCGTGGCGGTCGGCCAGCAGCTGGATCTCGATGTGGCGCGGCCCCTCCAGGAACTTCTCCACGTATACCGACCGGTCGCCGAACGCCGCCTGGGCCTCGTTGCCGGCGGATTCGAAGGCGCGCTCGATCTCGTCCTCGCCGCGGACGATCCTCATCCCCTTGCCGCCGCCGCCCGCCGCGGCCTTCAGCAGCACGGGATAGCCGATCTCGCCGGCCACGCGCCGCGCTTCGGCCGCGTCCACGAGCGCGTCCTTGGTGCCGGGCACCACGGGCACACCGGCCGCGATCACCCGCCGCCGCGCCGCCGTCTTGTCGCCCATCTCCGTCACCGCCTCGGGCGACGGGCCGATGAAGACGAGCCCCGCGTCGCGCACGGCCTGGATGAAGTGGGCGCGCTCGGAAAGGAAGCCGTAGCCGGGGTGGATGGCCTCGGCGCCGGAGCGCTTGGCGACGTCGATGAGCACGTCGACCTTCAGATAGCTCTGCGCGCTGGGCGCCGGGCCGATCAGGTACGCCTCGTCGGCGGCCAGCACGTGGGGCGCCAGGCGGTCGGCCTCGGAGTACACGGCAACGGCCTGCACCCCCAGCTCGTGCGCCGCGCGGATGACGCGGAGCGCGATCTCTCCGCGGTTGGCTACCAGGATCTTCTTGAACACGCTGCCTCAGGCGTACACGTCCAAATCGCCGCGCCGGCTCGTTCCCGGCGGAAGGCCACCAAACTACAACCGGCCCGCCAAGTTGGCGAGCCGGAGTGTCGGAGGAGATCTCCGTGTCGGATCACATCGGAAGATTTAGGAACTCATCTAGCAGTGAGTCGACCTTGCGCTTCTCGACCCGCTGTTTGACAGCCGCAAACAAATCATCGATGCTTGGCATCTTCGGAAAACTATACAGGGTACGTTCACCCGTATCGACAATCTCAAGACGTGTGTTGCCCGATCCTCCCGGTTTCACAAACGCCACAATCAGTGGCTCCGGACCGATGAGCACAAAGCTTTTGTCAGTGTACGTTGTCTTGAACCGCTCCTGTACACCCCCAAGAGCGGTTAGAGGCTCTATTCGCCTCCAGTCTAGACGCCCGTCTTGTGTCAGCTTGTTCAGCTTCAAGACGACTTCGTTAACCTTGGGATCAACGATTGGCATATCAGGCCTCCCAGCTTCTATCAGCCAAGATGTTACGGATCTCCACGCCGAGTGCGGAGAGGCGAGTATAGACGAGCCACACCCCTTCCCGCTCCATGGCGTTCGTTCCAAAGTTGCCCCTATGAGTACGCTTACCTCGTCCACTGAGGCCTGTTGCGACACAGGAAGCTTATCGCGCAAGCTCTTGAGGTTCGCTTGGCATTGTGTCAACTCGTTGGCGATCTCATCCCCTGACGTCGGCAAGTCTCCAAGCAACGCGCTGATCCGGGATGCGTGCGCGGCTACGGTTTTGAGTAGTTCGGGAACCCGGCCGAGGAAGATGTAGTGAGATTGAAGGCGTCGCGCATCCCTCAGTACTTTCAACGTGAGGATCAGGCCGACAACAGTGGCCAAAGTACCACCAAGATTAATCCAATCGAGCAAATCAAGGCGTTCGGCTGTCTGGAACATAAGCACCACTGACTCGATTCATTTGATTTCTTACGCTGCCTTGCTCCGCTCAATTCTATGTATCGCGGGTCGGGCGCGAAAGCTGAAGCTCCGAAGCATCCATCGCATGCTGGCCGAGCGGTGAGCGACCACCCTTATCTATTAGTCATCGAACAGCCGGATCTGTATCCCCTCCGCTGCCACGCGCCGAAGCTTCCGGTCATTCGTAACAAGCCAGCCGGCGCGCGCGTGCAAGGCGGTGGCAGCGTGCACCGCATCGGGAGTGTGCAATCCGTACAGCCCCCGCAAGCGGGCCGCTCGTTCCGCGATACGAGGTGAGACCGGCACGAACTCAAGGTCCCGCTGGCTCTGGAGCGTTGCCGAAATCACATTCGCCTTTGCTGTGTCCCCGCTCTTGTAGTACGGCACGAGGAGTTCCGCGAGCACCAGCGTTGACGCGATGGGCGTGATCTCGCCCGTTTTAGCCCGATCGAAGAGACTCCGGGCCGCGGGGAAGTACGCCGGATCTTTGTCGATCAGGTAGATGAAGGCCGGTGAGTCGATCAGGACGACCGCGCCGGTGGGGATATCCTCCAGCTTCAACGATCCCCCTCCTCCCGATCACGCAGGAGTTGCTCCGCATAGCCACGCAGCTCATTGCCACCGACCGCCACGAGCTGGTCGACCCACGAGGTATCCTGGGCTTTACGAAGAAGGTACGACCCGTCGAGATGCGGCTCGAACCGCACTCGGTCGCCGGGTTCGAGGCCCATATCCTTCCGCACGGATGCCGGGACGACGATCTGCGATTTGCTGCTCAGCTTGGACTCGCGCATGTTCCCTCCACGAAGACGCTTTACCTGAAAGTAAAACCCTCCTGTCCGAACGTAAAGCACCTCGCGGCTACTTGCCCTTGCCGGGGACGCGCGTGTATAGGAAGAAGCGAAACGTGTTGCAGCTAAATCCCGAGCAGGAACCAGCCGTGCTGCGTACGAAGATCAACTGCATCGCCATCGCGCTCCTCATCGCGTCCTCCGCGCAGGCGCAGCGCGGCGCCGTGTACTACCCCGGCCCGGGCGACGACTGGCAGCGGCGCACGCCTCAGCAGGTGGGGATGGACGCGGCGCTCCTCGACTCGGCCGTGGCGTTCGCGCGGGCCAACGAGAGCACCGCGCCGCGCGATCTGGAACTGGCGCACCACCAGACGTTCGGGCGCGAGCCGTTCGGTGAGCCCGTGGGCCCGTTCGCCGACCGCGGCGACCCGACGGGCATCATCATCAAGAACGGCTACATCGTCGCCGAGTGGGGCGATCCCCGGCGCGTGGACATGACGTTCAGCGTCACCAAGAGCTTCGTCTCCACCGTCGTCGGCCTAGCGGTGGACCGCGGGATGATCCGCTCGGTGAACGATCCCGTGGACCCGTACATGGCGCCCGTGTTCGTCATCCCGCCCGAGGGCGGCAACCGCCACGCCGGCGGCCTGGGCGAGGGCCGGGCGATGCGGCTGTTCGACACCGAGCGCGAGCGGCGCATCACCTGGGACCACCTGCTGCGCCAGGTGAGCGACTGGGAGGGCACGCTGTGGGGCAAGCCCGATTGGGCCGACCGCCCGCTGCAGAACCCGCAGGAGTGGCTGACCCGGCCCCGGAACGAGCCCGGCGCGGCGTACGAGTACAACGACGTGCGCGTGAACCTGCTGGCGCTCGCCGCCCTCAACGTGTGGCGCCGCCCGTTGCCGCAGGTGCTGCGCGAGCAGGTGATGGACCCCATCGGCGCGTCCAGCACCTGGCGGTGGACGGGCTACGACAACTCGTGGGTGCTGATGGACGGGCAGGCCGTGCAGTCCGTCAGCGGGGGCGGGCACTGGGGAGGCGGGATGTTCATCGACGCCCGCGACATGGCCCGCTTCGGCTACCTGACGCTGCGCCGCGGCCGGTGGGGCGACCGGCGGATCCTGTCGGAAGAGTGGGTGAGGATGGCGACGACGCCCACG from Longimicrobium sp. carries:
- the accC gene encoding acetyl-CoA carboxylase biotin carboxylase subunit, whose product is MFKKILVANRGEIALRVIRAAHELGVQAVAVYSEADRLAPHVLAADEAYLIGPAPSAQSYLKVDVLIDVAKRSGAEAIHPGYGFLSERAHFIQAVRDAGLVFIGPSPEAVTEMGDKTAARRRVIAAGVPVVPGTKDALVDAAEARRVAGEIGYPVLLKAAAGGGGKGMRIVRGEDEIERAFESAGNEAQAAFGDRSVYVEKFLEGPRHIEIQLLADRHGNTLHLGERECSIQRRHQKLIEEAPSAVLTPEERSAMGAMAVAAARAVNYEGAGTVECLYQDGEFYFLEMNTRIQVEHPVTELVTGIDLVQWQIRIAAGEKLPYTQDDITFEGHAIECRITSEDPSNSFLPSTGRIQNLLIPSGPGVRWDGGITPGVEVGLFYDPMLAKLIVHAPTRIEAIDRMKRALQELRVEGVDTSVPFHLRVMDEPDFRAGRLTIKYLENHEDLLAAEPDEQTVRMAALAAALLEEERRTHRAMPRTQPATASTGGSAWRGNTGGWRGR
- a CDS encoding type II toxin-antitoxin system VapC family toxin; translated protein: MKLEDIPTGAVVLIDSPAFIYLIDKDPAYFPAARSLFDRAKTGEITPIASTLVLAELLVPYYKSGDTAKANVISATLQSQRDLEFVPVSPRIAERAARLRGLYGLHTPDAVHAATALHARAGWLVTNDRKLRRVAAEGIQIRLFDD
- a CDS encoding AbrB/MazE/SpoVT family DNA-binding domain-containing protein — its product is MRESKLSSKSQIVVPASVRKDMGLEPGDRVRFEPHLDGSYLLRKAQDTSWVDQLVAVGGNELRGYAEQLLRDREEGDR
- a CDS encoding serine hydrolase domain-containing protein: MRTKINCIAIALLIASSAQAQRGAVYYPGPGDDWQRRTPQQVGMDAALLDSAVAFARANESTAPRDLELAHHQTFGREPFGEPVGPFADRGDPTGIIIKNGYIVAEWGDPRRVDMTFSVTKSFVSTVVGLAVDRGMIRSVNDPVDPYMAPVFVIPPEGGNRHAGGLGEGRAMRLFDTERERRITWDHLLRQVSDWEGTLWGKPDWADRPLQNPQEWLTRPRNEPGAAYEYNDVRVNLLALAALNVWRRPLPQVLREQVMDPIGASSTWRWTGYDNSWVLMDGQAVQSVSGGGHWGGGMFIDARDMARFGYLTLRRGRWGDRRILSEEWVRMATTPTPAQPTYGFMNWFVNTDRKYLPSAPATAFAHVGNGTNVIYVDPDNDLVVVARWIANNAVDGLVQRVIAATSRR